One window of Alteriqipengyuania lutimaris genomic DNA carries:
- a CDS encoding glutathione S-transferase family protein → MLFYDSPNPAPNPRRVRIFAAEKGVELPSKEVSIPQREQKAPEYLAKNPRGQTPILELDDGTVIAESVAIMRYLEAEHPEPPLFGTGPVEIAQIEMWCRRVEMILMPPVAQVWVHTHPFTAALPGRNAEWGEANRPRVAEALRFFDASLAESEYLAGDSYTAADILLLTTVDFASFIGLDTTDGLENLSRWHKLVSSRESAAA, encoded by the coding sequence ATGCTGTTCTACGATAGCCCCAATCCCGCGCCGAACCCGCGCCGGGTGCGCATTTTCGCTGCCGAGAAGGGCGTCGAGCTGCCCTCCAAAGAGGTGTCGATCCCGCAGCGCGAACAGAAGGCGCCCGAATACCTCGCCAAGAACCCGCGCGGGCAGACGCCGATCCTCGAGCTCGATGATGGCACCGTCATCGCCGAAAGCGTCGCGATCATGCGCTATCTCGAGGCCGAGCATCCCGAGCCGCCGCTGTTCGGCACCGGCCCGGTCGAGATCGCGCAGATCGAAATGTGGTGCCGACGGGTCGAGATGATCCTGATGCCGCCGGTCGCGCAGGTGTGGGTCCACACGCATCCCTTCACCGCCGCGCTCCCCGGGCGCAATGCCGAGTGGGGCGAGGCCAACCGCCCGCGCGTCGCCGAGGCGCTGCGGTTCTTCGACGCCTCGCTGGCGGAGAGCGAATATCTCGCAGGCGACAGCTACACCGCCGCCGATATCCTGCTGCTGACCACGGTCGATTTCGCCAGCTTTATCGGTCTCGATACGACCGACGGGCTCGAAAACCTATCGCGCTGGCACAAGCTCGTTTCCTCTAGGGAAAGCGCCGCCGCCTGA
- the scpA gene encoding methylmalonyl-CoA mutase, protein MTDKTPTYDDWKAKADKEVKGRDLTWHTPEGFDVKPLYTSADAEGLDPGVPGFEPFTRGPYASMYTGRPWTIRQYAGFSTAEESNAFYRRNLAAGQKGLSVAFDLATHRGYDSDHPRVVGDVGKAGVAIDTVADMQVLFDQIPLNEMSVSMTMNGAVIPVMAFYIVAGERSGVAQKDLSGTIQNDILKEFMVRNTYIYPPEPSMRIVSDIIAYTSDHMPRFNSISISGYHMHEAGATAVQELAFTIADGKEYAQRAMDTGLDIDAFAPRLSFFWGIGMNFFMEIAKMRAARALWHDVMEGLGAQDPKSKMLRTHCQTSGVSLQEQDPYNNVIRTTIEAMAAVLGGTQSLHTNALDEAIALPTDFSARIARNTQLVLEEETGITNVADPLGGSYYVEALTAKLVEEAKKIIEEVDAAGGMTKYVASGEPKRRIEQAAAEKQTNVDRGETVIVGVNKYRRDKEDEIDTLDIDNHKVRKSQIERIERVRAERDEMACQAALDALSRGAAQKQGNLLALAVEAARQDATLGEISSAMEDVFGRYDTKPTPVKGVYSKAYAEDNRYQQVVEGVDAVEQRLGRKPKIMIAKMGQDGHDRGANVVASAFADMGFDVVSGPLFQTPHETLEMALAENVDAIGASSLAAGHKTLIPELINLLKDAGRADIKVTAGGVIPQSDYQFLRDAGVQGIYGPGSNVVECAADMLRLLGHNMPPADDEIEEAAE, encoded by the coding sequence ATGACCGACAAGACCCCCACATACGACGACTGGAAAGCCAAGGCCGACAAGGAAGTGAAAGGCCGCGATCTCACGTGGCACACCCCTGAAGGCTTCGATGTAAAGCCGCTCTACACCAGCGCGGATGCCGAGGGGCTCGACCCCGGCGTCCCCGGTTTCGAGCCGTTCACGCGCGGGCCCTACGCCAGCATGTATACCGGCCGCCCGTGGACGATCCGCCAGTATGCAGGCTTCTCCACCGCCGAGGAATCCAACGCCTTCTACCGTCGCAACCTCGCCGCGGGGCAGAAGGGGCTGAGCGTCGCCTTCGACCTCGCCACCCACCGGGGCTATGATTCCGACCACCCGCGCGTGGTCGGCGATGTCGGCAAGGCGGGCGTCGCGATCGACACCGTGGCGGACATGCAGGTGCTGTTCGACCAGATCCCGCTCAACGAAATGTCCGTCTCGATGACGATGAACGGCGCCGTGATCCCGGTGATGGCGTTCTACATTGTCGCGGGCGAGCGCAGCGGCGTGGCGCAGAAGGACCTGTCGGGGACCATCCAGAACGACATCCTCAAGGAGTTCATGGTCCGCAACACCTACATCTACCCACCCGAGCCGAGCATGCGGATCGTGAGCGATATCATCGCGTACACATCCGACCACATGCCGCGCTTCAACAGCATTTCCATCAGCGGCTATCACATGCACGAAGCGGGCGCGACGGCGGTGCAGGAACTCGCCTTCACCATCGCCGACGGCAAGGAATATGCCCAGCGCGCGATGGACACCGGCCTCGATATCGACGCCTTCGCCCCGCGCCTTTCGTTCTTCTGGGGCATCGGGATGAACTTCTTCATGGAGATCGCCAAGATGCGCGCCGCGCGTGCATTGTGGCACGACGTGATGGAAGGGCTGGGCGCGCAGGACCCCAAATCCAAGATGCTGCGCACGCACTGCCAGACCTCGGGCGTGAGCTTGCAAGAGCAGGACCCCTACAACAACGTCATCCGCACCACGATCGAGGCGATGGCGGCGGTGCTGGGCGGCACGCAGTCGCTCCACACCAATGCGCTCGACGAAGCGATCGCGCTGCCGACCGACTTCTCCGCCCGCATCGCGCGCAACACGCAGCTGGTGCTGGAGGAAGAGACCGGCATCACCAATGTCGCCGATCCGCTGGGCGGGTCGTATTATGTCGAGGCGCTGACCGCGAAGCTGGTCGAGGAAGCGAAAAAGATCATCGAGGAAGTCGATGCGGCGGGCGGCATGACCAAATATGTCGCGTCCGGCGAACCCAAGCGCCGGATCGAGCAGGCGGCCGCCGAAAAGCAGACCAATGTCGACCGCGGCGAGACGGTGATCGTCGGCGTGAACAAGTACCGGCGTGACAAGGAAGACGAGATCGACACGCTCGATATCGACAACCACAAGGTCCGCAAGTCGCAGATCGAACGGATCGAGCGCGTGCGTGCCGAGCGTGACGAGATGGCCTGCCAGGCCGCGCTCGACGCGCTGTCGCGCGGTGCGGCGCAGAAGCAGGGCAATCTGCTGGCGCTTGCGGTGGAGGCCGCGCGGCAGGATGCCACGCTGGGCGAGATTTCCAGCGCGATGGAAGACGTCTTCGGCCGCTACGACACCAAGCCGACCCCGGTGAAGGGCGTCTATTCCAAGGCCTATGCCGAGGATAACCGCTACCAGCAGGTGGTTGAGGGCGTCGACGCGGTCGAGCAGCGGCTGGGCCGCAAGCCGAAGATCATGATCGCGAAGATGGGCCAGGACGGGCACGACCGCGGCGCGAACGTGGTCGCGAGCGCCTTTGCCGACATGGGCTTCGATGTGGTCAGCGGTCCGCTGTTCCAGACCCCGCATGAAACGCTGGAGATGGCGCTGGCAGAGAATGTCGACGCGATCGGGGCATCCTCGCTGGCGGCAGGCCACAAGACGCTGATCCCGGAGCTGATCAACCTGCTCAAGGATGCTGGCCGCGCGGACATCAAGGTGACCGCCGGCGGCGTGATCCCGCAGAGCGACTACCAGTTCCTGCGCGATGCAGGCGTGCAGGGCATCTACGGCCCGGGCAGCAACGTGGTCGAATGCGCGGCGGACATGCTGCGCCTGCTCGGCCACAATATGCCGCCTGCCGACGATGAGATCGAGGAAGCGGCGGAGTGA
- a CDS encoding O-acetylhomoserine aminocarboxypropyltransferase, with amino-acid sequence MTDLHPETLAVHAGCEPDPTTNARITPIYQTAGYVFDSPDHAANLFSLSEFGNIYSRIMNPTNDALEKKVAALEGGVGALGVASGHAAQLIAFHTLMEPGCNIVAARKLYGGSLNQMGEAFLKFGWETRFVDADDPENIRAAMDDKTRCVFIESLANPGGVVSDISAIADVAHAGGVPLIVDNTMATPALCRPFDFGADIVTHSTTKFLNGHGNAVGGVIVDSGKFDWKAQGDKFASLTRPNGSYHGAVLVDALEPVGPIAFIIACRVLGLRDLGPALAPMNAFLALTGMETLHLRMDRHCDNALELAEWLKAHEKVAWVSYAGLPDSDYHELAQKYLGGRGGAVFTFGLKGGFEAGRALVSKVKLFSHLANIGDTRSLIIHPASTTHSQLGETELIAAGAGPDVVRVSVGIENIEDIKADLDQALAAAG; translated from the coding sequence ATGACCGACCTCCACCCCGAAACGCTCGCCGTCCACGCCGGGTGCGAGCCCGATCCGACCACGAATGCGCGCATCACGCCGATCTACCAGACAGCGGGCTATGTGTTCGACAGCCCCGATCACGCGGCCAACCTGTTCTCGCTCTCCGAGTTCGGGAACATCTATTCGCGGATCATGAACCCGACCAACGACGCGCTGGAGAAGAAGGTCGCGGCGCTGGAGGGTGGTGTCGGTGCGCTGGGCGTCGCGTCGGGCCATGCGGCGCAGCTGATCGCGTTCCACACGCTGATGGAGCCGGGGTGCAACATCGTCGCGGCGAGGAAGCTGTACGGCGGGTCACTCAACCAGATGGGCGAGGCGTTCCTCAAGTTCGGCTGGGAGACGCGCTTCGTCGATGCCGACGATCCCGAGAACATCCGCGCCGCGATGGACGACAAGACGCGCTGCGTTTTCATCGAAAGCCTCGCCAATCCGGGCGGCGTGGTCAGCGATATTTCCGCGATTGCCGATGTCGCCCACGCGGGCGGCGTGCCGCTGATCGTGGACAACACCATGGCGACGCCCGCGCTGTGCAGGCCGTTCGATTTCGGTGCGGACATCGTCACGCATTCGACCACCAAGTTCTTGAACGGCCACGGCAATGCAGTCGGCGGGGTGATCGTCGACAGCGGGAAGTTCGACTGGAAGGCGCAAGGCGACAAGTTCGCCTCGCTCACCCGGCCCAACGGGTCGTACCACGGCGCGGTGCTGGTCGATGCGCTCGAGCCGGTCGGCCCGATCGCCTTCATCATCGCCTGCCGTGTACTGGGCCTGCGCGATCTCGGCCCCGCGCTCGCGCCGATGAACGCCTTCCTCGCGCTGACCGGCATGGAAACGCTGCACCTGCGGATGGACCGGCATTGCGACAACGCGCTGGAGCTGGCCGAATGGCTCAAGGCGCACGAGAAGGTCGCTTGGGTCTCCTACGCCGGGCTGCCCGATAGCGACTATCACGAACTGGCGCAGAAATATCTCGGCGGGCGCGGCGGCGCGGTGTTCACCTTCGGGCTGAAGGGCGGCTTCGAGGCGGGCCGGGCGCTGGTCTCCAAGGTGAAGCTGTTCAGCCACCTCGCGAATATCGGCGACACCCGCTCGCTCATCATCCACCCGGCCTCGACCACGCACAGCCAGCTCGGCGAAACCGAGCTGATCGCGGCGGGGGCGGGGCCGGACGTGGTCCGCGTGTCGGTCGGGATCGAGAATATCGAGGACATCAAGGCCGACCTCGACCAGGCACTGGCGGCCGCGGGCTGA
- the bioB gene encoding biotin synthase BioB, with amino-acid sequence MTPIRTDWSREEIADLFDLPFTELLFQAASVHRENHPPEQVQLCTLLSIKTGGCPEDCGYCSQSVKADSGVEATKLMDVRAVLQTAAQAKDAGSQRFCMGAAWRNPKDRDMPAIVEIVKGVRDMGLETCMTLGMLTPKQADMLKEAGLDYYNHNIDTGPEYYERVISTRNYQDRLDTLRHVRDAGINVCSGGIVGMGETREDRVGFVHTLATLERHPESVPVNALVPVKGTVLGDMLADTPLAKIDDIEFVRTVAVARICMPMSMVRLSAGRESMSEATQALCFLAGANSIFTGDKLLTAPNAGDDSDGALFAKLGVTPLMQEEPARVCKVAEPAE; translated from the coding sequence ATGACCCCAATCCGAACCGACTGGTCCCGCGAGGAAATCGCGGACCTCTTCGACCTTCCCTTCACCGAGTTGCTATTCCAGGCCGCGAGCGTGCACCGGGAGAACCATCCGCCCGAACAGGTTCAGCTGTGCACGCTGCTTAGCATCAAGACCGGCGGGTGCCCTGAGGATTGCGGCTATTGTTCGCAATCGGTGAAGGCCGATAGCGGCGTCGAGGCGACCAAGCTGATGGATGTGCGCGCCGTGCTGCAAACCGCAGCGCAGGCGAAGGATGCGGGCAGCCAGCGCTTCTGCATGGGCGCCGCGTGGCGCAACCCCAAGGACCGCGACATGCCCGCAATCGTCGAGATCGTGAAGGGCGTGCGCGACATGGGGCTGGAGACCTGCATGACGCTCGGCATGCTGACGCCGAAACAGGCGGATATGCTGAAAGAGGCGGGGCTCGACTACTACAACCACAATATCGACACCGGGCCGGAATATTACGAGCGGGTGATCTCCACCCGTAACTATCAGGACCGGCTCGATACGCTGCGACACGTGCGCGATGCGGGCATCAACGTGTGCAGCGGCGGGATCGTTGGCATGGGCGAGACGCGCGAGGATCGCGTCGGCTTCGTCCACACGCTCGCCACGCTGGAGCGGCATCCCGAGAGCGTGCCGGTCAACGCGCTGGTCCCGGTCAAGGGCACCGTGCTGGGCGATATGCTGGCCGATACGCCGCTCGCCAAGATCGACGATATCGAATTCGTCCGCACCGTGGCGGTGGCGCGTATCTGCATGCCGATGAGCATGGTCCGGCTCTCTGCGGGCCGCGAGAGCATGTCCGAGGCTACACAGGCGCTGTGCTTCCTCGCGGGCGCGAACTCGATCTTCACCGGCGACAAGCTGCTGACCGCGCCCAATGCGGGCGACGACAGCGACGGTGCGCTGTTCGCCAAGCTGGGGGTCACGCCGCTGATGCAGGAAGAGCCTGCCCGGGTGTGCAAGGTGGCGGAGCCTGCGGAGTGA
- a CDS encoding lysozyme inhibitor LprI family protein, which yields MILTAMLLLSGAQAAEPKVDCKEPTTQSAMNICAGRDYAAADRKLNAAWDKASAEMKRLDKDTDYEDGRPGYFQTLLTAQRAWLVYRDTHCRSEGYLARGGSMEPMLISGCKAKLTRERTVKLRELTDGPN from the coding sequence ATGATATTGACCGCAATGCTGCTGCTTTCGGGCGCGCAGGCCGCCGAGCCGAAGGTCGATTGCAAAGAACCGACGACCCAGTCGGCGATGAACATCTGTGCGGGCCGCGACTACGCGGCCGCCGACCGGAAGCTGAACGCGGCGTGGGACAAGGCCTCGGCCGAAATGAAGCGGCTCGACAAGGATACCGACTACGAGGACGGTCGCCCCGGCTATTTCCAGACCCTGCTTACGGCGCAGCGTGCGTGGCTCGTCTATCGCGACACGCATTGCCGCAGCGAAGGCTATCTCGCGCGCGGTGGTTCGATGGAACCGATGCTCATCAGCGGCTGCAAGGCGAAGCTGACGCGCGAGCGCACCGTAAAACTCCGTGAACTGACCGACGGACCCAATTGA
- a CDS encoding alpha/beta hydrolase: MIGALAALLLASGQPAAVPEPEPIVVGESYTLEALGEDRAVNVILPPDYADQPDTSWPIIVQLDGGVDQDLFLGNGLEKWNRLWGRSQPAILVGIQTVDRQRELLPETSVAGEKAEYPTAGESEAFRTWLADKVLPLLRERYRNDGTIILLGESAAGHFVVETWLDRPELFTGYAAISPSLQWDGQSLALDASRPVGGRPPLYLSLADEGGETEQGMFTLLAKMGEGQPYCFSDRRADLHHANSLHGLMPEALQYLLPTEADWLAEYGLVLRCEGGGPDTAAE, encoded by the coding sequence GTGATCGGCGCGCTCGCCGCGCTGCTGCTCGCATCCGGCCAGCCTGCGGCTGTACCGGAGCCCGAGCCGATCGTGGTGGGTGAGAGCTACACTCTCGAAGCTTTGGGGGAGGACCGCGCGGTCAACGTCATCCTTCCGCCCGATTACGCTGACCAGCCCGACACAAGCTGGCCGATTATCGTGCAGCTCGACGGCGGGGTGGATCAGGACCTTTTCCTCGGCAACGGGCTGGAGAAATGGAACCGCTTGTGGGGCCGCAGCCAGCCTGCAATTCTGGTCGGCATCCAGACCGTGGATCGGCAGCGCGAGCTGTTGCCCGAGACCTCCGTTGCGGGTGAAAAAGCGGAATATCCCACCGCAGGCGAGAGCGAGGCCTTTCGCACATGGCTCGCGGACAAGGTGCTGCCGCTCTTGCGTGAGCGCTATCGCAATGATGGCACGATCATCCTGCTGGGCGAAAGCGCGGCGGGGCATTTCGTGGTCGAGACCTGGCTTGATCGGCCCGAGCTTTTCACCGGCTACGCGGCGATTTCTCCCAGCCTGCAATGGGACGGGCAATCGCTGGCCCTCGATGCGAGCCGACCGGTCGGCGGTCGTCCGCCGCTCTACCTGTCGCTGGCCGACGAGGGTGGCGAGACCGAACAGGGCATGTTCACGCTGCTCGCCAAGATGGGGGAGGGGCAGCCCTACTGCTTCTCCGACCGGCGCGCCGACCTGCACCACGCCAATAGCCTGCACGGCCTGATGCCCGAGGCGCTGCAATACCTGCTCCCGACCGAGGCGGACTGGCTGGCGGAGTACGGACTGGTGCTGAGGTGCGAGGGCGGCGGTCCCGATACTGCCGCAGAATGA
- a CDS encoding acetyl-CoA carboxylase biotin carboxylase subunit, with translation MFKKILIANRGEIACRVIQTAKRMGIATVAVYSDADARAPFVKMADEAVHIGPAPAAESYLLADKIIEACKATGAEAVHPGYGFLSERASFVKALDKEGIVFIGPPAKAIAAMGDKIESKKLAHKAGVNIVPGSEGAIDTTQDALKIANEIGYPVMMKASAGGGGKGMRLAWNDTDVEEGFEATKREGLNSFGDDRVFIEKFIEDPRHIEIQILADRQGNTLYLNERECSIQRRHQKVVEEAPSPFVTPEMRKAMGEQAVALSKAVGYFSAGTVELIVSGADKTGESFYFLEMNTRLQVEHPVTEAITGVDLVEWMIRVAAGEELPFGQDEIGIDGWSIETRVYAEDPYRNFLPSIGRLVRYEPPVPGWTGDSGPAGRRGYETGGGGVRVDDGVFEGGEVSIFYDPMIAKLITWGPTRDAAADLQVEALDAFRVEGPGHNIDFLSAIMQHRRFRSGELTTGFIAEEYPDGFQGAAVEEPRLRLVAALMAGAQFSLMAHEGQISGRLDGAPKPPRDWLVKIDGRKFEVELGEGGATVDGEWIAGTTDWQPGMVLAAASGNGENLAIQLRRTSSSTWALTTRGKTHKGLAIPARLAPLLDHMIEKEPPDLSKMLICPMPGLLVKLHVEEGEEVQPGQPLATVEAMKMENILRAEKEGTISKINAAEGDSLAVDEVILELE, from the coding sequence ATGTTCAAGAAAATCCTTATTGCCAATCGCGGCGAAATCGCCTGCCGCGTCATCCAGACCGCCAAGCGCATGGGGATCGCCACCGTCGCGGTCTATTCCGATGCCGATGCGCGCGCGCCCTTCGTGAAGATGGCGGACGAGGCGGTGCATATCGGCCCCGCGCCCGCCGCTGAGTCCTACCTGCTGGCTGACAAGATCATCGAGGCGTGCAAGGCGACCGGCGCCGAGGCGGTTCACCCGGGCTACGGCTTCCTGTCCGAACGCGCGAGCTTCGTCAAAGCGCTCGACAAGGAAGGCATCGTCTTCATCGGGCCGCCGGCCAAGGCGATCGCCGCGATGGGCGACAAGATCGAATCGAAGAAGCTGGCCCACAAAGCGGGCGTGAACATCGTGCCGGGCTCCGAAGGCGCGATCGACACCACGCAAGACGCGCTGAAGATCGCCAACGAAATTGGTTACCCGGTGATGATGAAGGCCTCCGCCGGGGGCGGCGGCAAGGGCATGCGTCTCGCCTGGAACGACACGGATGTCGAGGAAGGGTTCGAGGCGACCAAGCGCGAGGGCCTCAACTCGTTTGGCGACGACCGCGTCTTCATCGAAAAGTTCATCGAAGACCCGCGGCACATCGAGATCCAGATCCTCGCCGACAGGCAGGGCAACACGCTCTACCTGAACGAGCGTGAGTGCAGTATCCAGCGCCGCCACCAGAAGGTGGTCGAGGAAGCGCCATCGCCCTTCGTGACGCCCGAAATGCGCAAGGCGATGGGCGAGCAGGCGGTCGCGCTGTCGAAAGCGGTCGGCTATTTCTCTGCCGGGACGGTCGAGCTGATCGTCAGCGGCGCGGACAAGACCGGCGAGAGCTTCTACTTCCTCGAAATGAACACCCGCCTGCAGGTCGAACACCCGGTGACCGAGGCGATCACGGGCGTCGACCTAGTCGAATGGATGATCCGCGTGGCAGCGGGCGAGGAACTGCCCTTCGGCCAGGACGAAATCGGGATCGACGGCTGGTCGATCGAAACGCGCGTCTATGCCGAAGACCCCTACCGCAACTTCCTGCCCAGCATTGGGCGGCTGGTCCGCTACGAACCGCCGGTGCCCGGCTGGACGGGCGACAGCGGCCCTGCCGGGCGGCGCGGCTACGAAACCGGCGGCGGCGGCGTACGCGTCGACGATGGCGTGTTCGAAGGCGGCGAGGTTTCGATCTTCTACGACCCGATGATCGCCAAGCTGATCACCTGGGGGCCAACGCGCGATGCCGCGGCGGATCTGCAGGTCGAAGCGCTAGACGCCTTCCGCGTCGAGGGGCCGGGGCACAATATCGATTTCCTCAGCGCGATCATGCAGCATCGACGCTTCCGTTCGGGCGAGCTGACGACGGGCTTTATTGCCGAGGAATATCCCGACGGCTTCCAGGGCGCGGCGGTGGAAGAGCCGCGCCTGCGGCTGGTCGCGGCGCTGATGGCGGGCGCGCAGTTCAGCCTGATGGCGCACGAGGGGCAGATTTCGGGGCGGCTGGACGGAGCGCCCAAGCCGCCGCGCGACTGGCTGGTCAAGATCGATGGCAGGAAGTTCGAAGTCGAACTGGGCGAGGGCGGGGCGACCGTCGATGGCGAGTGGATTGCGGGCACGACCGACTGGCAGCCCGGCATGGTCCTCGCGGCGGCGAGCGGGAATGGCGAGAACCTCGCCATCCAGCTGCGCCGGACAAGCAGCAGCACCTGGGCGCTGACCACGCGCGGCAAGACGCACAAGGGCCTCGCGATCCCCGCGCGGCTCGCCCCGCTGCTCGATCACATGATCGAGAAGGAGCCGCCCGATCTTTCCAAGATGCTGATCTGCCCGATGCCCGGCCTGCTGGTGAAACTGCATGTGGAAGAGGGCGAGGAGGTCCAGCCGGGCCAGCCGCTCGCCACGGTCGAGGCGATGAAGATGGAGAACATCCTCCGCGCCGAGAAGGAAGGCACGATCTCGAAGATCAACGCCGCGGAAGGCGACAGCCTTGCGGTGGACGAGGTGATCCTGGAGCTGGAATAG
- the mce gene encoding methylmalonyl-CoA epimerase translates to MKLGRLNHIGVATPSIADSIAYYRDTMGAVRITEPFDLPEQGVKVCFVDTPDSTGEVGKGTQIELIEPFDEASPINGFLAKNPAGGQHHVCYEVEDIEAAREWFEGKGKRILGPTRIGAHGTPIFFLHPKDMMGQLTEIMETPKDGAHWSN, encoded by the coding sequence ATGAAACTCGGCCGTCTCAACCATATCGGCGTCGCGACGCCTTCGATCGCGGACTCGATTGCCTACTACCGCGACACGATGGGCGCGGTGCGGATCACCGAGCCTTTCGACCTGCCCGAACAGGGCGTGAAGGTCTGCTTCGTCGATACGCCCGACAGCACGGGCGAAGTCGGCAAGGGCACGCAGATCGAGCTGATCGAGCCGTTCGACGAGGCGAGCCCGATCAACGGCTTCCTCGCCAAGAACCCCGCCGGCGGCCAGCACCATGTCTGCTACGAGGTGGAAGATATCGAGGCGGCGCGCGAGTGGTTCGAGGGGAAGGGCAAGCGCATTCTCGGCCCCACGCGCATCGGTGCGCACGGCACGCCGATCTTTTTCCTCCACCCCAAGGACATGATGGGCCAGCTGACCGAGATCATGGAGACGCCGAAGGACGGCGCACACTGGTCGAACTGA
- a CDS encoding heme-dependent oxidative N-demethylase family protein, with amino-acid sequence MTLGFSVDELLPKARGGGQLKMGLAKLDESEWLQPDPDPAARVQGFAAFAQGIQLTPEADAPGRELAAMLGVEGALAEVAAARHEDMCLLTRHPDEDQYRLIGAAVAWPSDWTPADKLGLPLRALHAPIQGYEEQLASGVDHFMTKLEPGPIYGRANWFIAATPDMRWVAAPPDKAFEHVTSANAGETLFVRSERQTLRRLPQTGAILFTIGVYVAPLGSLSRANVQRLASAMRSLLDGEGERRGTRAYAHALIGYADATIEEAGP; translated from the coding sequence ATGACCCTCGGCTTTTCGGTCGACGAACTGCTCCCCAAGGCGCGTGGCGGAGGGCAGCTCAAGATGGGGCTCGCGAAGCTCGATGAAAGCGAGTGGCTCCAGCCCGATCCCGATCCTGCCGCGCGGGTGCAGGGTTTTGCGGCCTTTGCGCAAGGTATCCAGCTGACGCCCGAAGCCGATGCGCCGGGCCGCGAACTCGCCGCCATGCTCGGCGTCGAAGGTGCGCTTGCCGAAGTCGCCGCCGCCCGGCACGAGGACATGTGCCTGCTCACCCGCCATCCGGACGAGGATCAATACCGCCTGATCGGCGCTGCCGTCGCCTGGCCATCCGACTGGACCCCCGCCGACAAGCTGGGCCTGCCGCTGCGCGCGCTGCATGCGCCGATCCAGGGCTACGAGGAACAACTTGCGAGCGGCGTCGACCATTTCATGACCAAGCTCGAACCCGGGCCGATCTACGGCCGCGCCAACTGGTTCATCGCAGCCACGCCGGACATGCGCTGGGTCGCCGCGCCGCCAGACAAGGCTTTCGAGCATGTCACGTCCGCAAATGCAGGCGAAACGCTCTTCGTCCGGTCCGAACGGCAGACCTTGCGCCGCTTGCCGCAGACGGGCGCGATCCTGTTCACCATCGGCGTCTACGTCGCGCCGCTCGGCAGCCTTTCGCGCGCCAATGTGCAGCGGCTCGCCAGTGCCATGCGCAGCCTTCTCGATGGCGAGGGGGAACGGCGGGGCACAAGGGCTTACGCTCATGCGTTAATCGGCTATGCGGATGCCACGATAGAGGAGGCCGGACCATGA